In one window of Augochlora pura isolate Apur16 unplaced genomic scaffold, APUR_v2.2.1 APUR_unplaced_1816, whole genome shotgun sequence DNA:
- the LOC144477540 gene encoding uncharacterized protein LOC144477540: protein NSKGKGDGSGAALSALTLLAFLFLINVMQQSLQDTNSTMPTMPTTVLLRDDELPVVLDTKEDAEVKKQDEARHRTPAKSKIQRLNNQYIK from the exons AAATTCGAAGGGCAAAGGTGACGGAAGTGGAGCAGCGTTGAGTGCCTTGACGTTGCTCGCCTTTCTGTTCCTGATAAACGTCATGCag CAATCTTTGCAGGACACAAACTCGACAATGCCAACGATGCCCACCACGGTGTTGCTTCGCGACGACGAGCTTCCGGTGGTCCTCGACACGAAGGAGGATGCGGAGGTGAAGAAGCAGGACGAGGCGAGGCATAGGACACCAGCGAAATCCAAGATTCAAAGGCTTAACAAtcagtatattaaataa